In one Brevibacillus choshinensis genomic region, the following are encoded:
- a CDS encoding ribulose-phosphate 3-epimerase, with protein MIISPSIASANPLRLEEEVKRLDPILYTDLHVDIEDGHFVPNITFGMKTVKRLRAVTDLPFSFHLMVSHPFEYLEEICCCQPSVIFAHVEALDYPSSFVEAVQRRGGKAGLAFNPKTSIEPFHYVLSRADAVLIMTAEPDGQGQQFIPAMVEKAQQVRNMFSTVELWVDGAVTVERVEELERAGVTHAVMGRAVFGN; from the coding sequence ATGATCATTTCCCCCTCAATTGCGTCCGCAAACCCGTTGCGTCTGGAGGAAGAAGTCAAACGACTGGATCCGATCCTGTACACAGACCTGCATGTTGACATAGAAGACGGTCACTTTGTACCCAACATCACATTTGGCATGAAAACAGTGAAAAGGCTACGCGCCGTGACCGACCTCCCGTTTTCGTTTCACTTGATGGTATCCCATCCATTCGAATATCTCGAGGAAATCTGCTGCTGCCAACCAAGCGTCATTTTCGCTCATGTCGAGGCTCTCGATTACCCTAGCTCGTTTGTTGAGGCCGTGCAACGCCGAGGGGGAAAGGCAGGGCTGGCGTTTAACCCTAAGACATCGATTGAGCCTTTTCACTATGTGCTCAGCCGCGCCGATGCAGTCCTGATCATGACTGCTGAACCGGATGGACAGGGACAGCAATTTATTCCTGCTATGGTGGAAAAAGCGCAGCAAGTCCGAAATATGTTTTCCACGGTCGAACTGTGGGTAGATGGCGCAGTCACAGTGGAGCGAGTGGAGGAGCTGGAACGTGCAGGCGTTACCCACGCGGTGATGGGCAGAGCGGTGTTTGGGAACTAA
- a CDS encoding PTS galactitol transporter subunit IIC translates to MEAILQAFTYLSDLGSMVMIPIIIAIVGLCFRLRFLRAIRAGVTVGIGFVGLNLVLGIIWTYIGPITTIFVEKFHLQLTVIDAGWAAAAGVAFATKVGAVIIPFTLLVNVIMLISKQTRTVNIDIWNYWHFAFTGAVVMTVTSSMVYGLLAAAAHCIVALKMADLSAERVQKEIGIPGISVAQGYAISSVPVYMLLEKLYDKIPGLQNRKTDTSSIQTKLGVMGEPMMIGLVLGILIGIVVGYDLKKVLELGIAMGSLMLLLPRMVKVIMEGLVPISEAARTFMEKRFKGSEFYIGLDSAVTLGHPTTITVGILLIPITLVLAMILPLNSTLPLGDLAATAFFISMATPIHRGDFVRTLISGTIMMAIVLLFASYFAPIITDTAKNTGFTFPEGATQITALSAGNWVAFVISKLMSLQALGVAIVVVLVGALLAFSKKLVLAK, encoded by the coding sequence ATGGAAGCCATCCTGCAAGCTTTTACCTATCTTAGCGATCTTGGCTCCATGGTGATGATTCCGATCATCATCGCGATTGTCGGTCTCTGCTTTCGACTCCGTTTTTTGCGGGCGATCCGTGCGGGTGTCACGGTAGGGATCGGCTTCGTAGGATTGAACCTGGTGCTCGGCATTATTTGGACGTATATCGGCCCCATCACCACCATTTTCGTAGAGAAATTTCATCTGCAATTAACGGTGATCGACGCTGGATGGGCGGCAGCGGCAGGCGTCGCCTTTGCTACCAAGGTGGGTGCTGTGATTATCCCCTTTACTCTTCTCGTCAATGTCATCATGCTGATATCCAAACAGACACGTACGGTCAATATCGATATCTGGAACTATTGGCATTTTGCTTTTACGGGCGCAGTCGTCATGACTGTCACTAGCAGTATGGTCTATGGTTTGTTGGCAGCGGCAGCGCACTGTATCGTCGCCCTGAAAATGGCCGACCTATCCGCTGAGCGTGTACAAAAGGAAATCGGCATCCCCGGCATCTCTGTCGCGCAAGGATATGCGATCTCTTCTGTCCCTGTCTACATGCTGTTGGAAAAGCTGTATGACAAGATTCCTGGGCTACAAAACCGCAAGACGGACACGTCGTCGATCCAAACCAAACTCGGTGTGATGGGCGAGCCGATGATGATCGGTCTGGTCTTGGGGATCTTGATTGGTATCGTTGTCGGCTACGATCTAAAGAAAGTTCTGGAGCTGGGCATCGCGATGGGCTCGTTGATGCTGTTATTGCCGCGGATGGTAAAGGTCATCATGGAAGGCTTGGTCCCGATATCGGAGGCGGCTCGTACGTTTATGGAAAAACGTTTTAAAGGCTCGGAGTTTTACATCGGTCTTGATTCCGCCGTGACTCTCGGACACCCGACGACCATTACAGTGGGCATTTTGCTCATCCCGATTACACTCGTATTGGCCATGATTCTTCCTCTTAATTCCACGCTTCCTCTGGGTGATTTGGCAGCGACAGCCTTCTTTATCTCCATGGCAACCCCCATCCATCGGGGTGATTTTGTCCGCACACTGATCAGCGGCACGATCATGATGGCGATTGTCCTCCTTTTCGCCAGCTATTTTGCCCCCATCATCACGGATACGGCAAAAAATACAGGCTTTACGTTTCCAGAAGGGGCAACGCAAATTACGGCTTTGTCCGCAGGCAACTGGGTGGCGTTTGTGATCAGCAAGCTGATGTCACTTCAAGCGCTTGGGGTGGCGATTGTCGTTGTCCTGGTGGGGGCTTTGCTGGCATTCAGCAAAAAGCTCGTGTTGGCGAAATAA
- a CDS encoding PTS sugar transporter subunit IIB — MKTVIVACGAGIATSTLICDRVKHLLSDNGIAADIIQCTVADIAGHAGRADLIITSMKLENRYDKPIVTAISFLTGIGREQTEQEILAHLK, encoded by the coding sequence ATGAAAACGGTGATTGTCGCCTGCGGGGCCGGCATTGCTACATCTACGTTGATTTGCGATAGAGTAAAACATTTGTTGAGCGACAACGGGATTGCTGCGGACATCATTCAGTGCACGGTGGCAGATATTGCCGGACATGCGGGAAGGGCAGATCTGATCATTACCTCCATGAAACTAGAAAACAGATACGACAAGCCGATCGTCACGGCGATCTCTTTTCTGACAGGTATCGGACGTGAGCAGACAGAGCAGGAGATTTTGGCGCATCTCAAATAG